A genomic region of Aeropyrum pernix K1 contains the following coding sequences:
- a CDS encoding adenosine-specific kinase has product MSVKLEVVDIEIPEGANVIIGRSHFIKTVEDLYEALVTSCPSLKFGIAFCEASGKRLVRHDGNDEDLRKKAIEACMKIGAGHVFVVYIRNGWPINVLNAIKSVQEVVSIDAATANPVKVVVADLGEQRALLGVADGFKPLGVEGEDDIRERKEFLRKIGYKR; this is encoded by the coding sequence TTGAGTGTGAAGCTCGAGGTTGTGGATATAGAGATTCCTGAGGGTGCTAACGTCATAATAGGTAGGAGCCATTTTATAAAGACGGTTGAGGACCTCTACGAGGCCCTCGTGACTAGCTGCCCCTCGCTGAAGTTTGGCATAGCTTTCTGCGAGGCCTCCGGTAAGAGGCTTGTCAGGCACGATGGAAATGATGAGGACCTCAGGAAGAAGGCTATCGAGGCCTGTATGAAGATAGGAGCAGGCCACGTTTTCGTGGTGTACATCAGGAATGGGTGGCCTATTAACGTGCTTAACGCCATAAAGAGCGTTCAAGAAGTGGTCTCGATAGACGCGGCTACAGCTAACCCTGTGAAGGTCGTTGTCGCCGACCTCGGGGAGCAGAGAGCCCTCCTCGGTGTGGCGGACGGGTTTAAGCCTCTAGGCGTTGAGGGCGAAGACGATATAAGGGAGAGGAAGGAGTTTCTGAGGAAGATAGGCTATAAACGGTGA
- a CDS encoding alpha/beta hydrolase family protein, which produces MPENVRRFDVDALLSIARLSSPRLSSKGDIAFSAVIPDLGANKNRPEIRVVWRGGGESYYQGEGDSMPSWSPDASKLAFASRRGSGKGEKGSGLYIVGRGGEPRRVAWFTHGVSELGWASATKVYVVAPVADEKTRDKDGDYVATDRLPLWFDSSGLVAGLADQIHLVDAESGRTSRLTSEDLGVLTAEPCGNSIYYVTLRRWADPLDTVVKSVPISGGEPETVLEGLTVSQLRCINGKLFMLAHKREIGLASHSKLYLLEDRGKASCLTCGILDRNIWSIAGGLGGEPVIVYADRGRSVIAAVEGRVEDLVRGDMIVVQADSNGEEVVYIASSPTEPPEVYRFKGGDVERVSSINRWVVEEFRLYKPRRVEVEAEGEVVEGWYIEPEGEGRKPLILFIHGGPKGMYGYGFYGEMQLFASEGFTVAYANPRGSDGYEEEFADIRGRYGDTDYKQLMKFLDAVVEGSDVDEGKMAVTGISYGGYMTNVIVTKTSRFRAAVSENGIADWIADFWAADIGYWFDPDQIGGTPLDNLEEYVKRSPAFHAKNVNTPVMLIHSMEDYRCFIDQALAMHTALKVNGKESFLVVFTKGSHGHSILASPRHRRKRLELKLKWIKEKLGLSGTSDKGEAGVGGKNHRL; this is translated from the coding sequence TTGCCTGAGAATGTTAGGCGCTTCGATGTTGATGCTCTCCTAAGCATAGCCAGGCTCTCCTCACCACGGCTTTCGAGCAAGGGCGACATAGCGTTTTCTGCCGTTATACCTGATTTGGGAGCCAATAAGAATCGGCCTGAGATAAGAGTTGTCTGGCGCGGAGGGGGCGAGTCCTACTACCAGGGCGAGGGCGACTCTATGCCCTCATGGAGCCCGGATGCCTCGAAGCTCGCATTCGCGAGCAGGAGGGGCTCGGGCAAGGGTGAGAAGGGGTCTGGCCTCTACATCGTTGGGAGAGGAGGCGAGCCTAGGAGGGTAGCATGGTTCACCCATGGGGTATCCGAGCTCGGATGGGCTAGTGCCACAAAGGTGTACGTTGTAGCTCCTGTGGCCGACGAGAAAACACGTGACAAGGATGGAGACTATGTGGCCACAGATAGACTCCCCCTATGGTTTGATAGTAGCGGTCTAGTAGCGGGGCTAGCCGACCAGATACACCTGGTTGACGCCGAGTCTGGGAGGACCTCGAGGCTCACCAGCGAGGACCTGGGTGTTCTTACCGCCGAGCCTTGCGGCAACAGCATCTATTACGTCACCCTGAGAAGATGGGCCGATCCCCTAGACACTGTGGTCAAGAGCGTACCCATTAGTGGTGGGGAGCCGGAGACTGTCCTCGAGGGCCTGACGGTCTCACAGCTGCGCTGCATAAATGGGAAGCTCTTTATGCTGGCGCATAAACGAGAGATAGGGCTTGCAAGCCACAGTAAGCTGTACCTCCTCGAGGATCGGGGCAAGGCTTCCTGCCTAACATGCGGTATCCTGGATAGGAATATATGGTCTATAGCAGGGGGGCTCGGAGGAGAGCCTGTGATAGTCTATGCAGACAGGGGCAGGAGCGTTATAGCCGCCGTGGAAGGACGGGTTGAGGACCTAGTTAGGGGGGATATGATAGTTGTTCAGGCAGACTCCAATGGAGAGGAGGTTGTGTACATAGCCTCCTCACCAACGGAGCCCCCGGAGGTGTACAGGTTTAAGGGCGGGGATGTTGAGAGGGTGTCAAGCATTAACCGCTGGGTTGTCGAGGAGTTCAGACTGTACAAGCCCCGGAGGGTCGAAGTAGAGGCGGAGGGCGAGGTTGTCGAGGGCTGGTACATAGAGCCGGAGGGTGAGGGGAGGAAGCCCCTAATACTATTCATACACGGAGGTCCTAAGGGCATGTACGGCTATGGATTCTACGGCGAGATGCAGCTCTTCGCATCCGAGGGCTTCACAGTGGCCTACGCCAACCCCAGGGGTAGCGACGGGTATGAAGAGGAGTTCGCCGACATAAGAGGCAGGTATGGGGATACCGACTACAAACAGCTAATGAAGTTCCTGGACGCTGTTGTGGAGGGTAGCGATGTTGACGAGGGTAAGATGGCGGTGACTGGCATAAGCTACGGCGGTTACATGACAAACGTCATCGTAACGAAGACGAGCAGGTTCAGAGCAGCTGTGAGCGAGAATGGCATAGCCGACTGGATAGCGGACTTCTGGGCGGCAGACATAGGTTACTGGTTTGACCCCGACCAGATAGGCGGCACTCCCCTGGACAATCTCGAGGAGTACGTTAAAAGGAGCCCCGCATTTCACGCAAAGAACGTGAATACTCCAGTAATGCTAATTCACAGTATGGAGGATTACCGCTGCTTCATAGACCAGGCGCTCGCAATGCACACAGCTCTTAAGGTCAACGGCAAGGAAAGCTTCCTAGTGGTGTTCACCAAGGGAAGCCACGGCCACAGTATACTCGCGTCGCCGCGTCACAGGAGGAAGAGGCTCGAGCTCAAGCTCAAGTGGATAAAAGAAAAGCTCGGTCTCTCCGGCACAAGCGATAAAGGGGAAGCAGGTGTAGGGGGCAAAAATCACCGTTTATAG
- a CDS encoding nucleotidyltransferase family protein, giving the protein MLALILAGGYGKRLRPLTEHKPKPLLEVAGKPVLVHQIEWLRYYGVEEFVLLVGYLKERIIEEMGSGAKFGVKITYVVEDKPLGTAGALWNARHIIEKENLVLVVNGDIVTNIDPDPLVRLVREREAVAGIAAVPLRSPYGILELDDGNVTGFREKPFIYDYWINGGLYAVSKEIVKYLPQQGDIEKTTFPQLASDGKLVAARYEIPPFYWRSIDTFKDIEEASKEIEDMGGLVPPQKG; this is encoded by the coding sequence GTGCTGGCGCTGATTCTAGCCGGAGGCTATGGTAAGAGGCTAAGGCCCCTCACAGAGCATAAGCCCAAGCCCCTGCTTGAGGTGGCTGGGAAGCCTGTCCTAGTCCACCAGATAGAGTGGCTCCGATACTATGGCGTTGAGGAGTTCGTCCTCCTCGTCGGCTACCTGAAGGAGAGGATTATAGAGGAGATGGGTTCGGGGGCTAAGTTCGGCGTTAAGATAACGTACGTGGTCGAGGATAAGCCGCTGGGCACCGCCGGGGCCCTCTGGAACGCTAGACACATAATTGAGAAGGAAAACCTCGTCCTAGTAGTCAACGGGGACATAGTCACCAACATAGACCCCGACCCCCTGGTCAGGCTTGTAAGGGAGAGGGAGGCTGTGGCCGGGATAGCCGCGGTACCCCTCAGGAGCCCCTACGGTATTCTAGAGCTCGACGATGGCAATGTCACAGGGTTCAGGGAGAAGCCCTTCATATACGACTACTGGATAAACGGGGGGCTCTACGCCGTCAGCAAGGAGATAGTGAAGTATCTCCCCCAGCAGGGCGACATTGAGAAGACGACATTCCCTCAGCTGGCCTCGGATGGAAAGTTAGTGGCGGCTAGGTATGAAATACCGCCTTTCTACTGGAGGAGCATAGACACTTTCAAGGATATAGAGGAGGCGTCTAAGGAGATAGAGGACATGGGTGGGCTCGTGCCGCCCCAGAAGGGTTGA
- a CDS encoding MBL fold metallo-hydrolase has product MEGCGARVTSKGAILLGCSFAADAYHRRPVRIVTHAHEDHMKGLSRSVRESLLIIATPYTFRFLEVLGKRVPPERRVELPYGASLDFDGERVTLVKARHIAGSAQVLVETGHGRFGYTSDFKMPGTPPLQDLDILVVDATYGSPRLQRRWSEWDAIAALIEIIDRFVGEGPVWIYGYNGKLQEVMAQLRLRGVDYPFVADEKTYRLSLIASEFYGVDLGEVEIYTGGPIDYSAVVFLHMTRLNSIRRFPGVHVRLTGWEMRAPAAWSGDRMINVSFSDHATFREIIDYVREARPKRVIVDAYRGSDAWFTAKYIEKVLGIRSEAQP; this is encoded by the coding sequence TTGGAAGGCTGCGGCGCCAGAGTCACCAGCAAGGGGGCAATACTGCTAGGCTGCAGCTTCGCCGCCGACGCCTACCATAGAAGGCCCGTTAGGATAGTCACACATGCTCATGAAGACCACATGAAGGGGCTCTCGCGGAGCGTGAGGGAGAGCCTTCTCATAATAGCCACCCCATACACCTTCAGATTCCTCGAGGTACTGGGGAAGAGGGTACCTCCCGAGAGGAGGGTCGAACTCCCCTACGGAGCCTCGCTGGATTTCGACGGTGAAAGGGTAACGCTAGTCAAGGCGAGACATATAGCAGGCAGCGCCCAAGTCTTAGTGGAGACGGGCCACGGCAGGTTTGGCTACACGAGCGACTTCAAAATGCCCGGTACACCACCCCTCCAGGACCTCGACATCCTAGTAGTTGACGCCACGTATGGTAGCCCCAGACTCCAGAGAAGGTGGAGCGAGTGGGACGCCATAGCCGCCCTCATAGAAATAATAGACAGGTTCGTGGGGGAAGGGCCGGTCTGGATATACGGATACAACGGTAAACTCCAGGAAGTCATGGCGCAGCTACGGCTAAGGGGCGTGGACTACCCCTTCGTGGCCGACGAGAAGACCTACAGGCTCTCCCTCATAGCCAGCGAGTTCTACGGGGTAGACCTGGGAGAGGTAGAGATCTACACCGGAGGCCCAATAGACTATTCGGCAGTAGTGTTCCTCCACATGACCAGGCTCAACAGCATACGGAGATTCCCCGGGGTCCACGTCAGGCTGACCGGCTGGGAGATGAGAGCCCCCGCCGCGTGGTCGGGAGATAGGATGATAAACGTTTCCTTCAGCGACCATGCAACATTCAGGGAGATCATAGACTACGTCAGGGAAGCCCGGCCGAAGAGGGTTATCGTTGACGCCTACAGGGGTAGCGACGCCTGGTTCACCGCAAAATACATAGAGAAGGTCTTGGGAATACGTTCTGAAGCTCAGCCCTAA
- a CDS encoding glutamyl-tRNA reductase: protein MIDRLAMIGVNVKTASREHVARLEKEWEKHLDTIGYASRGTVIIATCNRFEVYLDSPSRLVEDLASSIASPGGEGLVRLQGIDAARHLFRVASGLESQIIGDHEVLGQVRRAWLKSREKGFTTPLLDEVFHRALKTGARVRSESAISSGGVGYSSAAVSLAASLLGGGLDGARVGIVGAGMAAVGIARALCTRWRPRVVAVFNRTPERGWEVAGKCRGVESLVLPLDELAKLINELDALFVAIAGSTNILERGRVERGVSPRVIVDISNPPVTPKVAGRVFHMPEVEEEAKRMMEERLRWIPAAEAIIEEELEALLDALSRRRARESSRSVMRALSILAEREYERTLAGLRNGVDPREAVELALNSYTKKVGGALRRLLEEASDRGQLSLEDIEAILVSEFARIAENSGFKNGSTG from the coding sequence ATGATAGACAGGCTCGCCATGATAGGGGTAAACGTTAAAACCGCCTCCAGGGAGCACGTGGCCAGGCTTGAGAAAGAGTGGGAGAAACACCTAGACACTATAGGTTATGCATCGAGAGGAACCGTCATAATAGCAACGTGCAACAGGTTCGAGGTCTATCTAGACAGCCCATCCAGGCTAGTGGAGGACCTCGCCTCCAGCATAGCCTCCCCCGGTGGAGAAGGCCTAGTAAGGCTACAAGGTATCGATGCCGCCAGACACCTCTTCAGAGTGGCCTCGGGCCTCGAGTCCCAGATAATAGGGGATCACGAGGTCCTCGGGCAGGTACGCAGAGCCTGGCTTAAGTCTAGGGAGAAGGGGTTCACCACGCCTCTGCTCGACGAGGTGTTCCACAGGGCCCTCAAGACTGGGGCCAGGGTTAGAAGCGAGTCGGCCATATCGTCGGGTGGAGTGGGGTACTCCAGCGCGGCGGTGTCCCTAGCTGCCAGCCTCCTAGGAGGTGGGCTTGACGGGGCGAGAGTTGGCATAGTGGGGGCGGGCATGGCTGCCGTAGGCATAGCCAGAGCATTGTGCACCAGGTGGAGGCCGAGAGTTGTAGCGGTGTTTAACAGGACCCCTGAGAGGGGTTGGGAGGTCGCTGGCAAGTGCAGGGGCGTGGAGTCCCTAGTATTACCGCTTGACGAGCTGGCGAAGCTTATAAATGAATTAGACGCCCTCTTCGTCGCCATAGCAGGCTCTACCAATATTCTGGAGAGGGGGAGGGTTGAGAGGGGCGTGAGCCCCAGGGTTATAGTAGACATCTCAAACCCGCCGGTTACCCCAAAGGTGGCGGGCAGGGTTTTCCACATGCCCGAGGTTGAGGAGGAGGCTAAGAGGATGATGGAGGAGAGGCTGCGTTGGATACCTGCCGCCGAGGCGATAATAGAGGAGGAGCTGGAGGCCCTGCTGGATGCCCTCTCTAGGAGAAGGGCTAGAGAGTCTTCGAGATCCGTCATGAGGGCCCTCTCCATACTCGCCGAGAGGGAGTATGAGAGAACGCTTGCCGGCCTTAGGAACGGCGTAGACCCCCGCGAGGCCGTGGAGCTCGCGCTCAACTCCTACACAAAAAAGGTGGGGGGCGCGTTGAGAAGGCTTCTCGAGGAGGCTAGTGACAGGGGTCAACTGTCCCTGGAGGACATAGAGGCTATACTAGTCAGCGAGTTCGCCAGGATAGCCGAGAACTCCGGGTTTAAAAACGGTAGCACCGGGTGA
- the hemC gene encoding hydroxymethylbilane synthase gives MRVAARGSRLSLLQVEQALEELSRYAGVSMHWEVVRVKSAGDVWSDRPLESIGVVGVFTREVDRAVASGAADIAVHSLKDMPTSGYGGPLKIVYIASRPSARDALISRQGPGRVEDLEPGSTLGTSSARRRALSLHYNPRIRVENLRGNLDTRLRKLREGLYDAIIASEAGLIRLGVDVEYTPLDPSYFPPAPGQGFVAVVARVGSNVEKMLRDLDKPPWWHVAWAERGVLEGARAGCRTPVAAYAEPLGRSMVRVTAAALSPDGSRAYWARAEGRIEEARRIGVSLGEELSRVVEGWHKTGGGS, from the coding sequence GTGAGGGTGGCGGCGAGGGGGAGTAGGCTCAGCCTCCTGCAGGTAGAGCAGGCCCTGGAAGAACTCTCCAGGTACGCGGGAGTCTCGATGCACTGGGAGGTGGTGAGGGTGAAGAGCGCTGGCGACGTGTGGAGCGACAGGCCGCTGGAGTCAATTGGAGTCGTGGGGGTGTTCACGAGGGAGGTCGACAGGGCCGTGGCGTCGGGGGCTGCGGACATTGCCGTTCATAGCCTAAAGGACATGCCGACCAGCGGCTACGGCGGCCCCCTCAAAATAGTCTACATAGCCAGCAGGCCGTCCGCCAGAGACGCCCTCATATCACGACAAGGCCCTGGGAGGGTCGAGGACCTTGAGCCCGGTTCCACCTTAGGCACATCCAGCGCGAGGAGAAGGGCTCTCTCCCTCCACTACAACCCGAGGATCAGGGTGGAGAACCTCAGGGGCAACCTAGACACGAGGCTGAGGAAGCTTAGGGAGGGCCTCTACGACGCAATAATTGCCTCGGAGGCGGGTCTCATAAGGCTAGGCGTCGACGTAGAGTACACGCCCCTAGACCCGAGCTACTTCCCCCCAGCGCCCGGCCAGGGGTTCGTGGCCGTCGTAGCCAGGGTTGGAAGCAACGTTGAGAAGATGCTACGAGATTTGGATAAGCCCCCGTGGTGGCATGTGGCCTGGGCGGAGAGGGGTGTGCTTGAGGGGGCAAGGGCCGGCTGTAGAACCCCCGTAGCCGCATACGCCGAGCCGCTGGGCCGGAGCATGGTTAGGGTGACAGCCGCCGCCCTCTCGCCCGACGGATCCAGGGCCTACTGGGCTAGAGCCGAGGGGAGGATCGAGGAGGCTAGGAGAATCGGCGTCAGTCTTGGAGAGGAGCTGTCCCGGGTTGTGGAGGGCTGGCATAAGACAGGAGGTGGCTCTTAA
- the hemL gene encoding glutamate-1-semialdehyde 2,1-aminomutase — MASGEKSRMLFERTKELFPGGVNSPVRAAVKPYPFYVKRGEGAYLYTVDGARIVDLVLAYGPLILGHKHPRVLEAVEEALARGWLYGAPGEAEVLLAEKILGYVKRGGMIRFVNSGTEATMTAIRLARGYTGRDLILKFDGCYHGSHDAVLVAAGSAAAHYGVPTSAGVPEAVARLTLVTPYNDVEALERVFAEYGDRIAGVIVEPVIANAGVIPPRREFLAALQRLSRESGALLILDEVVTGFRLGLEGAQGYFNIEGDIIVLGKIIGGGFPVGAVAGSREVMSLLTPQGKVFNAGTFNAHPITMAAGLATLKALEEEPVYSVSREAAKALEEAASEVLDRTGLPYTINRVESMMQLFIGVEEVSNAAQARKADKKFYVKLHEEMLRRGVFIAPSNLEAVFTGLPHQGEALEIAVEGLRSSLKTVLGS; from the coding sequence TTGGCATCGGGCGAGAAGAGTAGAATGCTCTTCGAGAGGACCAAGGAGCTATTCCCTGGAGGCGTCAATAGCCCGGTTAGGGCTGCCGTCAAGCCCTATCCCTTCTACGTGAAGAGGGGGGAAGGCGCTTACTTATACACCGTAGACGGCGCCAGGATCGTTGACCTGGTGCTAGCCTACGGCCCCCTCATACTAGGCCATAAGCACCCTAGGGTTTTAGAGGCGGTTGAGGAGGCCCTAGCCCGGGGGTGGCTGTACGGGGCGCCCGGCGAAGCCGAGGTCCTCCTGGCAGAGAAGATACTGGGCTATGTTAAGAGGGGGGGTATGATAAGGTTTGTCAATTCAGGTACAGAGGCCACAATGACGGCCATAAGGCTTGCTAGAGGGTACACTGGGAGAGACCTCATACTGAAGTTCGACGGGTGCTACCACGGTAGCCACGACGCTGTGCTCGTTGCAGCTGGGAGCGCGGCTGCACACTACGGCGTCCCTACCAGCGCGGGGGTCCCTGAGGCTGTCGCCAGGCTAACCCTCGTCACCCCGTATAACGATGTCGAGGCTCTCGAACGCGTCTTCGCCGAGTATGGAGACAGGATAGCGGGAGTCATAGTAGAGCCCGTTATAGCTAATGCTGGGGTTATACCTCCCCGCAGGGAGTTCCTAGCGGCCCTCCAGAGGCTTTCCAGAGAGAGTGGGGCGCTTCTGATCCTGGATGAAGTGGTCACAGGGTTCAGGCTCGGTCTCGAAGGGGCTCAAGGCTACTTCAACATTGAAGGCGACATAATTGTTCTGGGCAAGATAATAGGCGGCGGCTTCCCGGTCGGCGCTGTAGCAGGGTCTAGGGAGGTGATGAGCCTCCTAACACCCCAGGGCAAGGTGTTCAACGCGGGAACGTTCAACGCGCACCCCATAACCATGGCTGCCGGGCTGGCCACGCTGAAGGCTCTCGAGGAGGAGCCGGTCTACAGTGTTTCGAGGGAGGCGGCAAAGGCTCTCGAGGAGGCGGCATCCGAGGTCCTCGACAGGACGGGCTTACCCTACACTATAAACAGGGTGGAGAGCATGATGCAGCTTTTCATAGGAGTCGAGGAGGTTTCCAACGCTGCCCAGGCGAGAAAAGCTGATAAGAAGTTCTACGTCAAGCTCCACGAAGAGATGCTCAGGAGGGGCGTATTCATAGCTCCCTCGAACCTGGAGGCAGTATTCACAGGCCTCCCACACCAGGGTGAGGCCCTAGAGATTGCGGTTGAGGGCCTCAGGAGTTCGCTCAAGACGGTGCTGGGGTCTTGA
- the hemB gene encoding porphobilinogen synthase, with the protein MQRGSEAPLRELTSAGFSFPRVRARRLRLHPGVRSLVAETRLDPSMFILPLFVEDGLKTPKPLRGLPGHFKYPPESRELVELVSRALYLGVRSFLVFGTPSMKSFEGAEAWSPRGPVQRAIKFVRAELGWRPVIMADVCLCGYTDHGHCGYPRETPRGVLIENDKSIEAYGKISVSLAEAGADFVAPSGMMDGQVAAIRSALDNAGYTEVGIMSYSAKYASGFYGPFRDVMDSAPRFGDRRSYQMDPRNRFEAVKEVLLDAAEGADIVMVKPALSYLDVISEVKRSVPWLPLAAYNVSGEYLMLKAAAEKGLVDYETVMLEILTSIARAGADAVITYHALEAAEALKSGKTPF; encoded by the coding sequence TTGCAGAGAGGTAGCGAGGCCCCCCTGAGAGAGCTTACCAGCGCTGGCTTCTCCTTTCCACGCGTGAGGGCTAGGAGGCTCAGACTCCACCCGGGAGTGAGGAGCCTGGTTGCCGAGACCAGGCTCGACCCATCTATGTTCATACTCCCCCTCTTCGTCGAGGATGGGCTCAAGACTCCGAAACCCCTCAGGGGTCTTCCAGGACACTTTAAATACCCACCCGAGTCCCGGGAGCTTGTAGAGCTGGTATCCCGCGCTCTCTACCTTGGGGTTAGGAGCTTCCTCGTCTTCGGAACTCCTAGCATGAAGAGCTTCGAGGGCGCGGAAGCCTGGAGCCCCCGAGGTCCTGTTCAGAGGGCCATAAAGTTCGTAAGGGCGGAGCTCGGGTGGAGGCCGGTGATAATGGCGGATGTCTGCCTCTGCGGCTACACAGACCACGGCCACTGCGGCTATCCGAGGGAGACGCCCAGGGGGGTTCTAATAGAGAACGACAAGTCTATAGAAGCCTACGGCAAGATATCCGTGAGCCTAGCCGAAGCGGGGGCCGACTTTGTAGCCCCCTCAGGGATGATGGACGGCCAGGTAGCCGCCATCAGGAGTGCGCTTGACAACGCCGGCTATACAGAGGTTGGTATAATGAGTTACAGCGCAAAATACGCCAGCGGCTTCTACGGCCCCTTCAGGGATGTGATGGACTCCGCGCCCCGATTCGGGGATAGGAGGAGCTACCAGATGGACCCGAGGAACAGGTTTGAGGCCGTCAAAGAGGTTCTACTGGACGCTGCCGAAGGTGCGGACATCGTTATGGTGAAGCCTGCTCTCAGCTACCTCGACGTCATAAGCGAGGTTAAGAGGAGCGTGCCCTGGCTACCCCTCGCCGCCTACAACGTCAGCGGAGAGTACCTTATGCTCAAAGCGGCAGCCGAGAAAGGGCTAGTAGACTACGAGACCGTCATGCTGGAGATCCTCACAAGCATAGCGAGGGCAGGAGCCGACGCCGTAATAACGTACCACGCCCTCGAGGCTGCCGAAGCCCTCAAGAGCGGCAAGACGCCCTTCTAG
- a CDS encoding phenylalanine--tRNA ligase subunit alpha translates to MEVTLSQGEYRLLKLMAERGFREGTLEEASKILGVDKSSLASLSNLLAEKGVVEVEERVEEHYVLTERGRDALERGLPEEKLVLFLAGRGGEASVEEVRRALGEEAGIALGQAARKGLVVIAGGVVRLAVDQAEALKTITPLKKLLENVASGSKPTVGDELLREALSRGLIRREARRSIVLRLKVNPAEALARARVEAAVLTRDMLKSGEWRRLRFKPYNVKAEPPRVLPARRHFLAEFIERLRDILRELGFREVRGPLVELELFNFDVLFQAQDHPAREIHDSLWIKSPRRGDLSGYSDLVERVASVHERGWKYRWSPEVASRYILRSQTTAVSARILATRPNPPARFFTVGKVFRSDAVGPTRLPEFHQLDGIEGDEGYTFRDLLGRLDEIASMLGLKLKFKPAYFPFTEPSVEGYVKLPNGRWLELFGAGMFRPEVLEAVGVDYPVGAWGFGIERLAMAFYGVSDIRKLYTRNVDEVREMRVRWL, encoded by the coding sequence TTGGAAGTCACGTTAAGCCAGGGCGAGTATAGGCTGTTAAAGCTCATGGCTGAGAGGGGGTTCAGGGAGGGTACGCTCGAGGAAGCCTCCAAGATACTCGGCGTCGACAAGAGCAGCCTGGCAAGCCTCTCAAACCTCCTGGCAGAAAAGGGTGTAGTCGAGGTCGAGGAGAGGGTTGAGGAGCATTATGTATTAACCGAGAGGGGTAGGGACGCGTTAGAGCGGGGGCTGCCCGAGGAGAAGCTAGTCCTATTCCTAGCAGGCAGGGGTGGGGAGGCTAGTGTTGAGGAGGTTAGGAGGGCTTTAGGAGAGGAGGCGGGCATAGCACTGGGCCAGGCCGCTAGGAAGGGGTTGGTGGTGATAGCCGGAGGTGTGGTGAGGCTGGCCGTGGATCAGGCCGAGGCCCTTAAGACGATAACTCCCCTGAAAAAACTATTAGAGAACGTTGCCTCAGGTTCTAAGCCCACAGTAGGGGATGAGCTGCTTAGAGAGGCTTTGAGCAGAGGTCTCATCAGAAGGGAGGCTAGGCGGAGCATAGTTCTGAGGTTGAAGGTAAACCCCGCGGAGGCCCTGGCCAGGGCGAGGGTTGAGGCCGCGGTTCTCACAAGGGATATGCTGAAGAGTGGCGAGTGGAGGCGGCTCAGGTTCAAGCCGTACAACGTGAAGGCCGAGCCCCCGAGGGTTCTGCCGGCCCGCCGACACTTTCTAGCCGAGTTCATCGAGAGGTTAAGGGATATATTGAGGGAGCTTGGCTTCAGGGAGGTCCGCGGCCCCCTCGTCGAGCTGGAGCTATTCAACTTCGACGTGCTATTCCAGGCCCAGGACCACCCGGCCAGGGAGATACACGACAGTCTCTGGATAAAAAGCCCCAGGCGGGGTGACCTCTCAGGCTACTCGGACCTGGTGGAGAGGGTGGCGTCTGTCCACGAGAGAGGCTGGAAGTACAGGTGGAGCCCTGAAGTTGCCTCACGCTACATACTCAGAAGCCAGACCACGGCAGTATCCGCAAGGATACTAGCGACGAGGCCCAACCCGCCCGCCAGGTTCTTTACAGTGGGGAAGGTGTTCAGGAGCGACGCCGTAGGGCCCACGAGGCTCCCAGAGTTCCACCAGCTCGACGGGATAGAGGGGGATGAGGGCTACACTTTCAGGGACCTCCTTGGCAGGCTCGACGAGATAGCCTCGATGCTTGGTCTCAAGCTGAAGTTCAAGCCGGCCTACTTCCCCTTCACCGAGCCCAGCGTAGAGGGGTACGTTAAGCTTCCGAACGGTAGGTGGCTAGAGCTGTTCGGGGCGGGCATGTTCAGGCCCGAGGTCCTCGAGGCGGTAGGAGTCGACTACCCGGTGGGGGCCTGGGGGTTCGGCATTGAGAGGCTGGCCATGGCTTTCTACGGGGTAAGCGACATACGGAAGCTCTACACGAGGAATGTAGACGAGGTTAGGGAGATGAGGGTGAGGTGGCTGTAA